The following coding sequences are from one Nonlabens arenilitoris window:
- a CDS encoding thioredoxin family protein, with protein sequence MELQHIIKEAVAKAISYQQYRAFVDAHSVNGTNSGDEVTEALAEYTKLNNQRMKRLDKTLKILPENKEFLDSFNKDVIFLIITESWCGDAAQTMPMMNKVAQAAGIDFKVVLRDENPLLMDQFLTNGGRAIAKLILVDNNTGLPVTTWGPRPTQATQLVANEKAAKGVLSPEFKQELQTWYNKDKGKDTENDLINMLRVVV encoded by the coding sequence ATGGAATTACAACATATAATAAAAGAAGCAGTAGCTAAAGCTATATCTTACCAGCAATATAGAGCATTTGTAGATGCACATTCAGTCAATGGAACTAATAGCGGAGATGAAGTCACAGAAGCTCTTGCAGAGTATACTAAATTAAATAATCAAAGAATGAAACGTCTGGATAAGACCTTGAAAATCTTACCAGAAAATAAAGAGTTCCTAGACTCTTTTAATAAAGACGTTATCTTTTTGATAATCACAGAAAGCTGGTGTGGAGATGCTGCACAAACCATGCCTATGATGAATAAAGTTGCTCAGGCTGCTGGAATAGACTTTAAAGTTGTCTTACGTGATGAGAATCCTCTTTTAATGGATCAGTTTTTAACTAATGGTGGTCGTGCGATTGCAAAACTAATTCTTGTCGATAACAATACTGGGTTGCCAGTAACAACATGGGGTCCTAGACCTACTCAAGCAACTCAATTAGTGGCAAATGAAAAAGCTGCAAAAGGAGTACTGTCACCAGAGTTTAAGCAAGAATTACAAACTTGGTACAATAAAGATAAAGGGAAAGACACTGAAAACGACTTAATAAACATGTTAAGAGTGGTTGTGTAA
- a CDS encoding DUF4301 family protein, whose translation MIKFTAQQLVQLESKSITTDTILKQIERFKIGFPAVKLDRPAIVSDGIVRIENSEHTRYRKLYEEKISDLQILKFVPASGAATRMFKFLHEFLKDFDPCEDSINSFINKNKAQELFTFFIALEKFPFYDEVMTSLKTTYDEWHAKADREKKLLFVRQMLEIDGLNYGYMPKGLVPFHRYKDHSATAFEEHLFEASIYAATNNQAKLHFTIAQDFKDHFNAEFERIEKIVEYKTGTEFEIEFSHQMSSTDTIAVDYNNQPIVTETGELFFRPSGHGALLMNLNELDADVVFIKNIDNVTVSSLEQEVGDYKKSLAGLLLTLQDQCFKYLRLIQENKVDEVLKIEIEEFLIDRLSTVLPADYKNLLENFN comes from the coding sequence ATGATCAAATTTACTGCACAGCAACTAGTACAATTAGAAAGTAAAAGCATTACTACAGATACTATTTTAAAACAAATTGAACGTTTTAAAATAGGTTTCCCTGCGGTAAAACTGGATCGTCCAGCAATAGTTTCTGACGGTATAGTAAGAATTGAAAATTCTGAACATACTCGTTATCGTAAATTATATGAAGAAAAAATTAGCGATTTACAAATTCTCAAATTTGTTCCTGCCAGTGGTGCGGCCACTAGAATGTTTAAATTTTTACATGAATTTTTAAAGGATTTTGACCCATGCGAGGATTCTATAAATTCTTTTATCAATAAAAATAAAGCGCAGGAACTGTTTACTTTTTTTATTGCATTAGAAAAGTTTCCTTTTTATGATGAGGTAATGACCTCGTTAAAAACGACTTATGATGAATGGCATGCAAAAGCAGACCGAGAGAAAAAACTCCTTTTTGTTAGACAAATGCTTGAGATCGACGGTCTTAATTATGGGTACATGCCTAAAGGTCTAGTACCGTTTCATAGATATAAGGATCATAGTGCTACTGCATTTGAGGAGCATCTTTTTGAAGCCAGTATATATGCTGCAACTAATAACCAAGCTAAATTACATTTTACAATCGCACAAGATTTTAAGGATCATTTTAATGCAGAATTTGAGCGTATTGAAAAGATTGTAGAGTACAAAACAGGTACAGAATTTGAAATTGAATTTTCACATCAAATGTCCTCTACAGATACCATTGCTGTTGATTACAATAATCAACCTATCGTAACTGAGACTGGTGAACTATTTTTCAGACCATCTGGTCATGGAGCATTGCTGATGAATCTCAATGAACTTGATGCAGATGTTGTTTTTATAAAAAATATAGATAATGTAACCGTATCTTCACTAGAACAAGAGGTAGGTGATTATAAAAAATCACTTGCAGGTCTTTTATTAACTCTACAAGATCAATGTTTTAAGTATTTAAGACTTATTCAAGAGAATAAAGTAGATGAAGTTCTTAAAATTGAAATAGAAGAGTTTTTAATCGATCGATTGAGTACTGTATTACCAGCAGATTATAAAAATTTGCTAGAGAATTTCAATTAG
- the arfB gene encoding alternative ribosome rescue aminoacyl-tRNA hydrolase ArfB, whose product MNVDQLHREVKYKAVTSSGPGGQHANKVASKVLLEWDASHSLAFTDVELQRILHQLQNRLTKDGILQLSCQNSRSQSSNKELVFKRFLGLLYEMLVVQKPRKKRTTPKSVKRKRLNDKKKHSEKKENRRYKY is encoded by the coding sequence ATGAATGTAGATCAGTTACATAGAGAAGTAAAGTATAAAGCTGTCACTAGTAGTGGTCCTGGTGGACAGCATGCTAATAAGGTTGCTTCTAAAGTTTTATTAGAATGGGATGCTAGCCATAGTCTTGCTTTTACTGATGTAGAGCTTCAACGTATTTTACACCAGTTACAAAATCGATTGACAAAGGATGGTATCCTACAATTGAGCTGTCAGAATTCTAGAAGTCAATCGAGTAATAAAGAGTTAGTTTTTAAACGTTTTCTAGGATTACTTTATGAGATGTTAGTTGTCCAAAAACCTAGAAAGAAAAGAACCACGCCTAAATCCGTAAAGCGCAAACGCTTGAATGATAAGAAAAAGCATAGCGAGAAAAAAGAAAATAGGCGGTATAAGTATTAG
- a CDS encoding PEP/pyruvate-binding domain-containing protein, which produces MLFKHFYLILLLPVFSWSQQYDDVKINNLIENYKNLDRGPYKEINWFCEDGSIRDAKDPCPDAIGGGIQHASYKSDVVNLSKSRHIYLGEILASNDVWDFWDAPFNHSRVKQYQLQRYLESVDNGWIQEKSKYYRGAKQIEDEEEWGRKFYYTILSSNQILDQDFFLIRESLRDIPHDGDTNLAQEIRSTSKVIADRYPKFMDIRIKIHGNPESKDIHQVQEWYDANKSNLNDQTLADFQKLITDMKEFFEPVSISDLAQMVSDWDNDSYIKTQTDWFSKTYAQETDPSIIIPAASGLMCDIRYNIQEDRRGTRRTSALELSLRLEELIFQKSSQWIPATIREHMDKVHALSEALASSGYVEKWEWDAVENQLLMSTDATVKANQLMDFINVARNQVAWGTGMVNSIYGDVVEEYTGFEPLSYGFYDDRIRSSLLLPLGSSIGEFSGLLSRQLGSSTYIPVLSNTSTVRGLNPGYTQGELVVVTGNAEGMAVDPKKIYVFDHPPSDLKPVAGIATVSEGNLVSHVQLLARNLGIPNSAISANNLSDLKDYNGKQVFYAVSDRGAVVIKPANEMNEEEQLLFNKNQQKEKKTIRISEEKLKLDIVAPIDMASVNSEDSGVLCGPKAANLGQLKQLFPDHVVNGIIIPFGVFRNHMSQNMPETDGSYWDFLESAFAKARQLKDSGSSTADVEKYQLEQLAILREAISRMPIRSEFVKELKKDFKGILGNDMGKVPVFLRSDTNMEDLEEFTGAGLNLTVFNVVSEEKIMKGIRDVWASPYTDRSFKWRQAYLENPENVYPSILIIPTVDVDYSGVLITKDFVHQNNDGITIAMSRGAGGAVDGQSAETFIVDSQGNSQLVAPARERMQRKLPAEGGSRMEFVNFNHPIISKDNLKEIQEFAKSAHQTMPSSKDGSYDGAWDIELGFKDNKLYLFQIRPFVENSNAITNSYLLKMDGKTDYNTELLINKQIAL; this is translated from the coding sequence ATGTTATTTAAACACTTTTACTTAATCCTATTATTGCCTGTATTTTCATGGAGTCAACAATATGACGACGTGAAGATTAATAACCTTATTGAGAATTATAAAAACCTAGATCGTGGCCCTTATAAAGAAATCAATTGGTTTTGTGAAGATGGATCTATAAGAGACGCAAAAGATCCATGTCCAGACGCAATAGGTGGAGGAATTCAACACGCTAGCTATAAATCAGATGTTGTAAATCTATCAAAAAGCAGACACATTTATCTAGGGGAAATATTAGCCTCTAATGATGTTTGGGATTTTTGGGATGCTCCATTTAACCATAGTAGAGTAAAGCAATATCAATTACAACGATATCTAGAAAGTGTGGATAATGGATGGATTCAAGAAAAATCAAAATATTATCGCGGCGCAAAGCAAATAGAGGACGAGGAAGAATGGGGACGTAAGTTTTATTACACCATACTTTCTAGTAACCAGATTTTAGATCAAGACTTTTTTTTAATTAGAGAAAGCCTTAGAGATATCCCACATGACGGAGATACTAATCTTGCTCAAGAAATAAGAAGCACTAGTAAAGTGATAGCAGATAGGTATCCTAAGTTTATGGATATTAGGATTAAAATTCATGGCAATCCAGAGTCAAAAGATATTCATCAAGTTCAAGAGTGGTATGATGCTAACAAGTCTAATTTAAACGATCAAACGCTGGCTGACTTTCAAAAACTCATAACAGATATGAAAGAGTTTTTTGAACCGGTAAGTATTAGTGATCTAGCTCAAATGGTTTCTGATTGGGATAATGACAGTTACATAAAAACGCAAACAGATTGGTTCTCTAAGACCTATGCTCAAGAAACAGATCCTTCCATAATAATACCAGCAGCATCAGGACTGATGTGTGATATACGCTACAATATTCAAGAAGATAGAAGAGGTACTAGACGTACTAGTGCGTTAGAACTTAGCTTACGACTAGAAGAGTTGATATTTCAGAAGTCATCACAGTGGATTCCTGCTACGATAAGAGAACATATGGATAAAGTACATGCGCTCAGTGAGGCATTAGCTAGCTCGGGCTATGTAGAAAAATGGGAATGGGATGCCGTTGAGAATCAGTTATTAATGAGTACTGATGCAACAGTGAAAGCAAACCAATTAATGGATTTTATAAATGTAGCTCGCAATCAGGTAGCTTGGGGAACCGGTATGGTAAACAGCATTTATGGAGACGTTGTAGAAGAGTATACCGGTTTTGAACCTTTATCATATGGGTTTTATGATGACCGTATACGCAGTTCATTATTATTACCACTAGGTTCTTCAATAGGTGAGTTTTCTGGTTTACTTTCAAGACAGTTAGGTAGCTCAACATATATTCCAGTATTAAGTAATACTAGTACTGTAAGAGGTCTTAATCCTGGATATACTCAAGGAGAGTTAGTAGTTGTTACAGGTAATGCCGAAGGGATGGCGGTAGACCCTAAAAAAATATATGTATTTGATCATCCACCTAGCGATTTAAAACCAGTTGCAGGTATTGCTACAGTGTCAGAAGGTAATCTAGTTTCTCATGTACAATTACTAGCTCGCAACTTAGGAATTCCTAATAGTGCCATCAGTGCAAATAATCTTTCAGACCTTAAGGATTATAATGGTAAACAAGTATTCTATGCCGTAAGTGATCGCGGTGCTGTGGTTATAAAACCAGCTAATGAGATGAATGAAGAAGAGCAATTATTATTCAATAAAAATCAACAAAAAGAGAAGAAAACCATACGCATCTCTGAAGAAAAACTGAAATTAGATATCGTTGCACCTATAGATATGGCCAGTGTTAATAGTGAAGACAGTGGTGTTTTATGTGGTCCTAAAGCTGCAAACCTTGGTCAATTAAAACAATTGTTTCCTGACCATGTTGTAAATGGGATTATAATTCCTTTTGGAGTTTTTAGAAATCACATGTCTCAAAATATGCCCGAAACAGATGGTAGTTACTGGGACTTTTTAGAGTCCGCTTTCGCGAAAGCGAGACAATTAAAAGATAGTGGATCCTCTACAGCAGATGTAGAAAAATATCAATTAGAACAACTCGCTATTTTAAGAGAAGCCATATCTAGGATGCCTATTAGATCAGAATTTGTAAAAGAGTTAAAAAAGGATTTTAAAGGAATTCTAGGGAACGATATGGGTAAAGTTCCAGTTTTTTTAAGGAGTGATACTAATATGGAAGATCTTGAAGAGTTTACCGGTGCTGGTTTAAACCTGACCGTTTTTAATGTCGTGAGCGAAGAAAAGATAATGAAAGGGATAAGAGATGTATGGGCTAGTCCTTATACAGACCGTAGTTTTAAATGGCGCCAGGCATATCTTGAAAACCCAGAAAATGTATATCCATCTATTTTAATCATCCCAACGGTAGATGTAGATTATAGTGGTGTATTAATTACAAAAGATTTTGTTCATCAAAATAACGACGGTATCACAATCGCAATGAGCCGTGGTGCTGGTGGAGCAGTAGATGGGCAAAGTGCAGAAACTTTTATAGTCGATAGTCAAGGCAATAGTCAACTAGTAGCACCGGCTAGAGAACGTATGCAACGCAAATTACCGGCTGAAGGTGGTTCGAGAATGGAATTTGTCAATTTTAATCATCCTATTATTAGTAAGGATAATCTTAAAGAAATACAGGAGTTTGCTAAAAGCGCACATCAAACCATGCCTAGTTCTAAAGATGGTTCTTATGACGGTGCATGGGATATTGAGTTAGGCTTTAAGGATAATAAATTATACCTATTTCAAATACGTCCTTTTGTAGAAAACAGTAACGCTATTACTAACTCTTATTTATTGAAAATGGATGGGAAAACAGATTATAATACTGAGTTACTTATTAATAAACAAATAGCATTGTAA
- a CDS encoding DUF4301 family protein — protein MVRNEGEPGGGPFWVYNQKGELSIEIIEGAQIDKSNIQQVAIANKSTHFNPVDLVCAVRDFNGVKFNLLDFCDEQTGFITHKSRLGMNIKAQELPGLWNGGMAYWNSVFVEVPLITFNPVKTVNDLLKPAHQN, from the coding sequence ATGGTTAGAAATGAAGGTGAGCCTGGTGGTGGACCTTTTTGGGTTTATAATCAGAAAGGAGAACTTTCTATCGAGATTATAGAAGGTGCCCAAATAGATAAAAGTAATATACAGCAAGTAGCCATAGCAAATAAAAGTACGCATTTCAATCCTGTAGACTTAGTTTGTGCCGTACGAGATTTTAATGGAGTGAAATTCAATTTGTTAGATTTTTGTGATGAGCAGACTGGTTTTATAACACATAAATCTAGACTAGGCATGAATATTAAAGCTCAAGAACTACCAGGATTATGGAATGGTGGAATGGCTTACTGGAACAGTGTTTTTGTTGAAGTTCCATTGATTACATTTAATCCAGTTAAAACGGTAAATGATTTATTAAAACCTGCACATCAAAACTAG